AACACTGATTTTTCCTTAAGTAGAAGCGTTATACCACCAAAACACCAATGTACAATCCATCTGTGTTCATCGGTGTTAGATTACTATAGAATATAGCGGTTGGCAATGGAGTCGATTGAGGAAGAAACGAACACAGATAAACACAGATGAACACAGATAAAAGCTGTGTTCATCTGTTGTCGATTTTTGAAAATAAACTTATTGCAATAAGCCTAATCAACACTGATTATTTAATCATTAATCTTGGCAGTGGTAATTCCGGTATCAAGCGCAGCTTGTAAATTATTGGGAATAAACCAGTTAGCTTCACCAGATTGGAAAATTTTTGCAGGCGGAAGATTGAATTCAATTTCGCCAGTTTGGGGATTGGTTGTAGCTACTAACCGAGTTCCATGCACAATCTTAAATGCCTGAGCGGGTATGCCTTCTTGATCTTCTGTCGCGGGTTGACCAGGAAGATAAACACCTTGACAGTCCCATTCGTCATCAGTTTCTGTACCACTGGGTAATAGATACAATTCGTTGTCATAGGTAGAGCGAGATTTTTTCGATTTTTGACCATAAACTAATAGTGTCTTTCCTGTTTCATTGCGACAAATCCCACAAGATTCTTCACTATTTTCAATGATATATTTCTGGAATTGCAAATTAGAAATTTTTTGCTGAATCTCTGAGGTTGCGCCTTGAGTTTGTTTATCATGTAATGCAGATTCTAAAGCTTTAGTGACTTCAATGTAATCCGGATCGGATGTATACTTTTTGTTCGCCCAGGATGGTTGAGCAATCATGACAAAATTAATCACTAGTAATAAGCAAACAAAAGCAAATTTGATAAAGTTGATTTTAAATAGTTTCATATCTTTCTCCTTATAATGTTCATAGTCTTGTTACTAACTACATTAATCTCAAGTGAGATGTAAATATTTGTTCCTCTATCTATTAATGCAGTTTCTAGCCAATATCAATTTATTTTCGCTCAGTTTTAGCTAATACTTTAGATTCGGGCAACTCTAAAGAAAATCTGTACATTTCTCGCTACGTATTCCTGCCTAGAATTAACAGGTAATAACCAAGAATTACACAGCTGATAATAGCTAAGATAGGGGTTTCTAGGGTATGGCTTTCCATCAAAATAGAAACACCCAATCCTATTAAGATAAAAGGAACCAAAGAATTACCGTAGCTAGTAATCATAGAAGCGATCGCACTAACCTTGGTTAAGCAGTAAGCGGTATAACACCACACACCTACCATCAAGAAGAACACTCCTAAAATGATCAGCAAGCGATCCCAAGTCGTACTAGCAAACAATGGCATATAAATGCTGATGTTGTCGCCTCCATTCGCAACTGTTACTGCTGTTACTCCATAGGTTTGGGGAGAAAGCAAACTGCATAACCAAGATTGAGGAGAATCAGAGGTTTGGGTATCAGTCTGTGCATCTTCGGTATCTTGATGCAGTAGGCGACTTATACCAATGATGATTGGCACTACACCAAGTAAACCAATCCAGGATTGGGGTAGGATAAGTTTGCCGAAAAAGCCAGGTAAACTTGCAACCACCAACGCACTAAAACCAAGATACTGACCGATAACAATGTGGCGACGCTGCAAGCACACACTTACTTGTGAGAAAAACAGTGACAGGGTGACAATATCATCAAGTTTAGTTGCAGTAAAAGCAATTAGTCCAGTGGGAATGGCACTTAGCAATCCGCTCATTTATTATATGTCTCCGGTATGCTGATGCTGGTGTAGTAGTGATTTCTTCTCTGTTTTGCGCCTCCATGTGACGTATACTTTTCTCAACCTGGGAAAAACCACCTATGCATATGTCTTCCTCTGTGTGAGGTTGAAAATTTCTGATTTTAAATGGTCTAATTGTGTTTATCTTCTCGGGAAGAAGCAATCATTAGTTTTACTTTATGGCTCTGCACTTTTGAAAGCAAACAGTCTTTTTTGTCAAATTCATAGATGGAATTTATTAAAATGCAGATATAGCAATTTTGACTCAGCAAAGTACAAAACCTCACCCCGTCAAGAGAGGACACCCCTCTCCTTACCAAGGAGAGGGGGAGGGGGTGAGGTGTGTTCCACCTAAATGCAAACCGCTATATATCTACATAATTCAAAAACAGTTCAATAATCTACAGTTTTTCGCCGGTTTTACCGTATAATAACCCTATCCTAGTCAAAACACTCACAAATTTGTAAGTAGCCAAAATGACGCTGGAGCAGTTGCGAATTTTTTTAGCTGTGGCGGAAATGCTGCATTTTACCCGTGCTGCGGAAGCGCTTTATATCACCCAGCCAGCAGTGAGTGCTGCGATTCAAAGTTTGGAAACAGAATACGGGGTAAAGTTATTTCATCGCATTGGACGTCATATCGAAATTACAGATGCTGGTAAGTTATTGCAGGGTGAAGCACAAAAAATTCTCGACCAAGTAGATTTAACTGAACGCGGTTTGAAGGAATTAAACAATTTGCAACGGGGAGAGTTGAAGTTAGGCGCGAGTCTCACTATTGGTAACTACTGGCTACCCGAAAAAATTAGCGACTTTAAACAGCACTATCCTGGTATTTTAATTAATTGCACACTAGGGAATGCAGAAGAAATTTGCGAAGGAACTGCTGTAGGAATGTACGATCTAGGTTTTGTCACAGGGGATATCAAACCTGCATTACAGAACTCGTTGGAGAAAGAAGTTGTGGGGAGCGATCGCCTACAAATTGTCGTTGGTAAATCTCACCCTTGGTTTCAGCGTACTGAAATTTATCTTGAAGAATTGCTCACCACTAGTTGGGTAATGCGTGAATCTGGTTCCGGCGCACAGCGCATGTTTGAGGGAGCTTTGCAAAGTTGGGGAATTGAACCTAGTAGCCTAGATGTTGTTCTGAACCTGAACACCAGCGAAATGGTGAAAGTAGTAGTAGAAAGAGGTGTCGGCGCGGCTGCGATTCCCGAATCTATAGTTACAAAAGAAGTGCTGCTAGGGACATTACATGCTGTGCAGATCGTAGATCCACAAAAATCGCCTGGTGAAAAGTTGGAAATTGTTCAACCTGTTTGGAAACTGAAACATCGTCAACGTTTTCAAACACAGGTAATGATGGCTTTTGAAAAGCTTGTGAAGCAGCAAACTGCACAAGTTTCTCAAATTGCTTGATGAGATGAGTGCGATTCAACTATCCTTTTTCAAAAGAATCACTAAGCAAATACAACTACCCGCCAACTTTATCAGACTCAAAGTCTCTGTTTTGAGAACAATAAATCCACCTAATCCTATCAATACAAAAGGCAATATAGAGTTGCCATATTGACTTAAAATATTCGCAATACTTATTTGAGAAGTTAATTTATAAGCTAAATAGCACCAAACTGCTATCAGGACAAAAAACACTCCAATAATTATCAAGAAATTCTCGATATTACCACTAGCAAATAACGGCACATAAACACTGATATTATCACTGCCATTTGCAATAGTGATAGCAGCAACACTGTAAGTTTTTGCATTAATTAAACTAGCAATAGTTGAGTCTTGATATTCAGCTGTTATGACTGCAATTTCGTCAGATAAATCTTCTTCGGGATTGATCAAACTATTGATCCCCATAGCAATTGGTATTAATCCTAATAAGCCAATCCAATTTGTTGGTATGAGTAATCCACCAAACAAACCAGGAAGACTGGCAATCACTAATGCTGTAAAACCGAGATATTGACCAACAACAATATGCCGACCTCGAAAGCTAGAATCTAGCTGAGAAAAAAGCAATAATAAAATGATGATATCATCAATATTAGTAGCAACGAAGGCTGAGAACCCAATTAAGAGTGTAGTAATTAACTCACTCATGTCGGTATATCCTGATTTGTTTGCTAAGAATGTTTGACTGGATAATCATAAATCTTGACAACTCTACATGAGTCAAATTATCGCAACTATCACTAAGGCAATCATTGCCTTTGCTGCCACCAATATTGACGACATTATTATACTACTGCTATTTTTTTCCCAGCTTGATCCTCATTTTCGCCGTCGGCATGTTTTCATCGGTCAGTATCTTGGTTTTGCCGCGATCGTTCTTGCCAGCCTACCAGGGTTCTTTGGTGGTTTAGTAGTATCAAGAGTCTGGATAGGATTATTGGGAATATTGCTAATAGCAATTGGAATTAAGCAATTACTGAATAAAGAAACAGAAAATACAGAAGTTCAGAATGTTAATACTAATTTCGAGCCATCTACTACCAGTAAACCTATACTAAATTTTATTTTGAGTATTCTTAGTCCTCAAACTTATAAAGTTGCAGCAGTCACTTTTGCCAATGGAGGTGATAATATCGGCATCTATATTCCCTTGTTTGCTGGTAATAATTTTGCCAGTTTAATTGTAATTCTCATAGTGTTTTTTGTCATGGTAGGGGTATGGTGCGCTGTTGCTTTCCTATTAAGTCGTCAAGCTAGAATTGCCTATATTTTAAGTCGCTATGGTAAAAAGACTGTACCTTTTGTATTGATTGGCTTAGGTTTATACATCATGTATGAGAGAGGTACATTTACTTTATTACGGCACAAATAAATACTTAATAAACTAACTTCAAACTGACCATCATTAATATAGAGTAAATAATAAACCGCAATGGTTTTTGTGGTGCTATTTGACAGATTTTAGCACCCAGTAATACTCCTGGTACTGAGCCTAGCCATATCGGTAATACTAAACCCCAATCTACTGTTCCCAAGGTGAGGTGTCCAAGACCAGTAAATAACAATAAAATTGCTGCTTGGGAAATATCTGTACCGACTAATTTTCGTGCATCCAGACGAAAAAATGCAATTAGCACCAAGGCAAACATTGAACCGGAAGCAACGCTAGTCAGACCGACTATACAACCTAAAAATGCTCCTATACTTATCGTCTGTAAGCGTCCTAGTTTAGTTTTTAAGTCAAATTTAGGCAGTTCAGGTAATTGCAATTTTGGGAAGAAGGTCAACAATAGCATTTGTATCAACGCCAAAACTGTGACCAATAGAAGCGCGACACCCAGCAAGTGAAGCATGATATTGTTCAGGTTATGTTCTCCAGTCTGCCTGATTAAGTGCAATATCTCTACCCCGCACAATGAACCAGGAATGCTCCCCAAAGCTAACCATTTCACCACTTCTACATCTAGGGTTTGTTGCTGCCAGTGCTTGATGCTGCCAACGACTTTCATGAGGGTAGCAGCAACGACATCAGAACTGACTGCTACCGCAGGCGGAACTTGAAAAACAAAAATCAACATCGGGGTGATGAGAGAAGCGCCACCAATTCCTGTCAAACCAACA
Above is a genomic segment from Fischerella sp. JS2 containing:
- a CDS encoding cadmium resistance transporter, encoding MSELITTLLIGFSAFVATNIDDIIILLLLFSQLDSSFRGRHIVVGQYLGFTALVIASLPGLFGGLLIPTNWIGLLGLIPIAMGINSLINPEEDLSDEIAVITAEYQDSTIASLINAKTYSVAAITIANGSDNISVYVPLFASGNIENFLIIIGVFFVLIAVWCYLAYKLTSQISIANILSQYGNSILPFVLIGLGGFIVLKTETLSLIKLAGSCICLVILLKKDS
- a CDS encoding cadmium resistance transporter, with the protein product MSGLLSAIPTGLIAFTATKLDDIVTLSLFFSQVSVCLQRRHIVIGQYLGFSALVVASLPGFFGKLILPQSWIGLLGVVPIIIGISRLLHQDTEDAQTDTQTSDSPQSWLCSLLSPQTYGVTAVTVANGGDNISIYMPLFASTTWDRLLIILGVFFLMVGVWCYTAYCLTKVSAIASMITSYGNSLVPFILIGLGVSILMESHTLETPILAIISCVILGYYLLILGRNT
- a CDS encoding LysR substrate-binding domain-containing protein, with the translated sequence MTLEQLRIFLAVAEMLHFTRAAEALYITQPAVSAAIQSLETEYGVKLFHRIGRHIEITDAGKLLQGEAQKILDQVDLTERGLKELNNLQRGELKLGASLTIGNYWLPEKISDFKQHYPGILINCTLGNAEEICEGTAVGMYDLGFVTGDIKPALQNSLEKEVVGSDRLQIVVGKSHPWFQRTEIYLEELLTTSWVMRESGSGAQRMFEGALQSWGIEPSSLDVVLNLNTSEMVKVVVERGVGAAAIPESIVTKEVLLGTLHAVQIVDPQKSPGEKLEIVQPVWKLKHRQRFQTQVMMAFEKLVKQQTAQVSQIA
- a CDS encoding sulfite exporter TauE/SafE family protein, whose product is MNFVLLPFFSFLVGIVVGLTGIGGASLITPMLIFVFQVPPAVAVSSDVVAATLMKVVGSIKHWQQQTLDVEVVKWLALGSIPGSLCGVEILHLIRQTGEHNLNNIMLHLLGVALLLVTVLALIQMLLLTFFPKLQLPELPKFDLKTKLGRLQTISIGAFLGCIVGLTSVASGSMFALVLIAFFRLDARKLVGTDISQAAILLLFTGLGHLTLGTVDWGLVLPIWLGSVPGVLLGAKICQIAPQKPLRFIIYSILMMVSLKLVY
- a CDS encoding cadmium resistance transporter, which encodes MSQIIATITKAIIAFAATNIDDIIILLLFFSQLDPHFRRRHVFIGQYLGFAAIVLASLPGFFGGLVVSRVWIGLLGILLIAIGIKQLLNKETENTEVQNVNTNFEPSTTSKPILNFILSILSPQTYKVAAVTFANGGDNIGIYIPLFAGNNFASLIVILIVFFVMVGVWCAVAFLLSRQARIAYILSRYGKKTVPFVLIGLGLYIMYERGTFTLLRHK